Sequence from the Sphingomonas koreensis genome:
TGTTCTTCACCACCTTCACGCGGGTCGCGTTGCCGATGATGTCGTCGCGATCCTTGATCTGGCCGGTGCGGCGGATGTCGAGGCGGACCGAGGCGTAGAATTTCAGCGCGTTGCCGCCGGTCGTGGTTTCCGGATTGCCGTACATCACGCCGATCTTCATGCGCAGCTGGTTGATGAAGATCACCATGCAGCGCGACCGGCTGATCGAGCCGGTCAGCTTGCGCAGCGACTGCGACATCAGGCGCGCCTGCAGGCCGACATGGCTGTCGCCCATCTCGCCCTCGATTTCGGCGCGGGGAACCAGCGCAGCGACCGAGTCCACCACCAGTACGTCGATCGCGTTCGACCGCACCAGCGTGTCGGTGATCTCCAGCGCCTGCTCGCCGGTATCTGGCTGTGAGACGATCAGCTCGTCGATGTTGACGCCCAGCTTCTTGGCATAGACGGGGTCGAGCGCATGTTCGGCATCGACGAACGCGGCGACGCCGCCATTCTTCTGTGCCTCGGCGATCACGTGCAGCGCCAGCGTGGTCTTGCCCGAGCTTTCCGGGCCATAGACCTCGATCACGCGCCCGCGCGGAAGGCCGCCCACGCCGAGCGCGATGTCGAGCCCGAGCGAACCAGTCGAGATCGCCTCGACCTGCATCGTCTCCTTCGAGCCGAGCTTCATCGCCGAGCCCTTGCCGAACGCGCGATCGATCTGCGCGAGTGCGGCGTCGAGCGCCTTCTGTTTATCCGAAGAAATCGCCATGTTTCCGTCGATCACCTTGAGGGAAGCTGCCATCCGAAGTCTCCGTCGCTAGAGGCTTTACGCCCCGCCTTCAACAGGCCTGTCATCACAATGTTGATGATTGCGTATAGCATTTGTTCCACTAGAACAAGAGTGGAACAATCATTTTTTGTTCTCATCTCCCTGGAGGAAGCAATTGACCGAACCGACACGCTGCCGCTGGTCTCAGAGCAACCCGCTCGACACCGTCTATCACGACACCGAATGGGGTGTTCCCGTCCGCGATTCGCGGCTGCTGTGGGAAACGCTGATGCTCGAAGGATTCCAGGCTGGCCTGTCCTGGTCGACGATCCTGAAGAAGCGCGACGGGTTTCATGCCGCCTTTGCCGGATGGGACCCGGTCAGGGTCGCCGCGTTCGGCCCTGACGACGTCGAGCGGCTGATGGCCGACCCCGGCATCGTTCGCGCCCGTGCCAAGATCGAGGCCGCGATCGGCAATGCCCGCGCCTATCTCGCTTTTGCCGAGCGGGGCGAGGATTTCGGCGACTGGGCATGGAGCCTTGCCGGCGGCGCGCCGATGAAGGGCGATGGCGAGAGCGTTCCCGCGAAAACCGCAACCTCCGAAGCCATTTCCAAGGCACTCAAGGCAAGGGGTTTCAAGTTCGTGGGACCGGTGATCGTCTATGCCTGGATGCAGGCGGTCGGGATGGTCAACGATCATGCCGTCCACTGCTTCCGTCGCGATCAGGTCTGAACGGGGTTGACGCTAAGCCGTTCACGCAACGTTTAAGGAGCGTACGCCTGACGCTTGCCCCGCGGCTGCGTTCGCGCGATCCTGCACGGCCATGAACGACGATCTTTCCGCCTTCATCGCCGGCCTGCCCAAGGCCGAACTTCACCTGCATATCGAGGGGAGCCTCGAACCCGAGCTGATGTTCGCGTTGGCGAAGCGGAACAAGGTGGCGATCCCGTTCGACAGCGTCGAGGCGGTGCGCGCCGCCTACAGCTTCAGCCGGCTGCAGGACTTCCTCGACATCTATTATGCCGGGGCAGAGGTGTTGCGGACCGAGCAGGATTTCTATGACCTGGCCGATGCCTATTTCGCGCGCGCTGCGGCGGACGGGGTCGTGCATGCGGAGATCTTCTTCGATCCGCAGACCCATACCGATCGCGGCATCCCGTTCCAGGTCGTTGCGGACGGGCTGCTCGCCGCGATGCGCGATGCAGAGGGACGGCATGGCCTGAGCTCGAAGCTGATTCTCTGCTTTCTGCGCCACCTCGACGAGGAGGCGGCCTTCGCCACGCTCAAGACAGCCGAACCCTGGCTTGACCGGATCGAGGGGGTCGGCCTCGATTCGTCGGAAGTCGGCCACCCGCCCGAGAAGTTCGCACGCGTCTTTGCCGCGGCTGGCGATCTCGGCCTCAAGCGCGTGGCGCACGCCGGGGAGGAAGGGCCGCCTGACTATGTCTGGCAGGCGCTCGATATCCTCAGGATCGACCGGCTCGACCATGGCAATCGCAGCCTGGAGGATCCCGCGCTGGTGAGGCGGCTGGCCGATGAGGGGATGACGCTGACCGTCTGCCCGCTTTCGAACCACAAGCTCTGCGTGGTGGACGATATGGCCGACCATCCGCTCGACCGAATGCTTGCCCACGGCCTCGCCGCTACGGTCAATTCGGACGATCCCGCCTATTTCGGGGGCTATGTCGCGGACAATTACCGGGCGGTCGCGGCGGCGCGCGGGCTGGGCAAGGCGGAACTGACCAGGCTCGCGCGCAACAGCTTTACCGGCTCGTTCCTCGATGAGCGAACGAAGGCGGCGTATCTCGGCCAGCTCGATGCATTCGTGGCGGCGAACTGATGCCGGTCTTCACTCCCATTTCGCACGAGCAGCTCGTCGCCGACGTGCTTGCGATTGCTGCCGCTATCCATGCCGATCGCGACTGGAAGCCCGATTTCATCATCGGCATCGGCCGCGGCGGACTTTCGCCTGCGGTCTATCTGAGCCACGCGACGGGCATGCCGATGCTCTCGGTCGATCACAGTTCGCAGGTCCACGACTTCGCCGACGCCCCGCTCGAGCGGCTGGCGGAGCGTACCCGGGCCGGCGAGAAGCTGCTCTTCCTCGACGATATCAACGATAGCGGCGCGACCATCGCCAAGCTGCGCACGAAGCTCGCTGCGGCGGGGGCGACGCCCGGTGCGGTCCGGTTCGCGACCTTGCTCGACAACGCGACGTCCAGCCAGCGCGTCGAGTATGCCGCGCGCGCGATCGATCGCACGGTGACCAAGGACTGGTTCGTGTTCCCGTGGGAAGCGGTCGCCCCGGCGGCATCGATCGCCGCGGACGCTGCCGAAATGCCGGACCGGATCGCCTAGCCTAGAGGCCGGCCAGTGCCTGCTCGATCGCATCCATCGTGAAAGGCTTGGCGAGGATCGGCCGGTGCTTGTGCCCTTCCACGATCATGTCGTCGCCGCCGCCCGTCGCGACCACGAACGGAACGCCCGCCGCCGCCAGCGCATCGGCGACCGGCCAGCATTTTTCGCCACCGTTCAGGTTCACGTCGACGATCGCCGCGTCGATCCCGCCTGCCGCGACCAGCGGGAGCGCGGTCGAAACGCTGTCGGCGACGCCAGCCACCTGCCGGCCGAGGATATCCAGATAATCCTCGAGCATCATGGCGATCAGCGGCTCGTCTTCGACGACAAGGATGCGGGTATGCACGGTCATTGCGATCGAACTAGCCGAGGAAGCCAGGTTTCACCAACCCCTTATTTCGCGGTCAACGCAGCGCGCGCGGCTTCCGCAAGTTGCTGGACTGAAAAGGGTTTGGGCAGGAACGCGACATTGTCGAGGTCGATGGACTTGCGCAGCTGCTCCTCGGCGTAACCCGACATGAAGATGATCTTGAGGTCGGGGTAGCGCTTGCGCGCGTGGCGCACCATCGTCGGCCCGTCCATCGTCGGCATCACCACGTCGGAGATGAGCAGATCGGGCTTGGCGCTGGTCTGGAGCAGCTCCAGCGCAGCCTCGCCATTCTCGGCGGTCAGCACGGTATAGCCCTGCCGGGCCAGCGCGCGTTCGGCGACGGTGCGCACCATCGCCTCGTCCTCGACCAGCAGGATCGTGCCGCTGCCCCACAGATCGCCCTGCACGGGCTTTGCCGCCGGGGCCTTGGCCGATGCGTCGCCCGCCGTGTCGACCGGCAGATAGATGGTGAAGACCGCACCCTTGCCCTTCGGGCTTTCGGCAAAGATGAACCCGCCCGACTGTTTGATGATGCCATAGACGGTCGAGAGGCCGAGGCCGGTCCCCTTCCCCACTTCCTTGGTGGTGAAGAAGGGTTCCCAGATATGCGCGAGCACTTCGGCCGAGATGCCGGTGCCGGTGTCCGAGATGCGCAGCGCAGTATAGTCGCCGACGGGGAGAACATCTTCGTCCATCGCCCGCACCTCATGCGCCGGGACCCCGAAGGTCTCGATCGTCAGCGTGCCGCCGCCATTGGGGCTCTTGGTCAGCATCGCATCGCGCGCATTGACCGCGAGGTTGACCACGACCTGCTCCAGCTGCCCCGGATCGGCGCGCACCGGGCCGAGGTTGCGGCCATGGTTCACCACGAGCTCGACCGTCTCGCCGAGCAGGCGCTTCAGCAGGTTCGACACTTCCGAGATCACGTCCGGCAGCTGCAGCACCTGCGGCCGCAACGTCTGCTGGCGCGAGAAGGCAAGCAGTTGACGGGTCAGCGCAGCCGCACGGTTCGAGTTGATCAGGATCTGCTGGATATCGTCATAGTCGCTGTCGCCGGGCGCGTGGCGCATCAGCATCAGGTCGCAATGGCCGATCACCGCGGTCAGGATGTTATTGAAGTCGTGCGCGACGCCGCCGGCGAGCTGGCCCACGGCCTGCATCTTGGTCGCCTGCGCCACCTGCCGCTTCAAGCGCCCCTCCTCGCCCGCGTCGCGCAGGCTGAGCAGCACCGCCGCCTCGCCCAGTCCGCGGGCGGCCGCGATCGAGATGGCGACGCCCTCGTCTGGCGCCTCGGCGAACCGTACGGTCATGTCGGCGGAATGCGCCGCGCCGCTGGCGAACCGGCGGATCGCGTCGGCCAGTGCGGCCTTGTCCTCGCGCACCACCAGATCGCCGGGATAGATCGGCGGGTTCGCCTGGTTGACGTGGGCGGCGCGGACAAAGGCGTCGTTCATGTGCACGAAGCGCCCGTCGCTGCCGACAAGGGCGATGCCTGAGGGCAGGAGCGAGATCAGTGACCGGACATGCGCGCCGGCGGTATCGCCGATCGCCGGCTGCGGGATCGCCAGCTCGTCATCGAGCAGCGCGACGAGCATCGGCGCATTGTCGCCATCGAGAAAGGGGATCTCCAGCACGCGCAGCGGGGTGCCCGACAGGCCTTCGCGCTCGAACCGGACGATGCCGAGATTGTCGGTGATCAGGAAGCGGGTGAAGTCGCGTCCCTCGATCATCGCATTCTCGTCGCCCATCGCACGCTGGCGGGTGACGCGATTGGCGGCCCGGACGCGCCCGTCGGCACCCAGCAGGGCCATCATGATGCCTGCGCTGCCCAGCCGGTCGCCCGAACTGCCCGCGACCAGCGCCTGAGCCTGCTTGGCGAGATCGACGACATCGGTGCCGGCGAAGCGCCAAACCAGCATCGAATCGCCTACACGAGTGATGTGGGCAGTCAGCTTGGTTCCCGCAGCGTCGAACGCGCCGCTCG
This genomic interval carries:
- the recA gene encoding recombinase RecA translates to MAASLKVIDGNMAISSDKQKALDAALAQIDRAFGKGSAMKLGSKETMQVEAISTGSLGLDIALGVGGLPRGRVIEVYGPESSGKTTLALHVIAEAQKNGGVAAFVDAEHALDPVYAKKLGVNIDELIVSQPDTGEQALEITDTLVRSNAIDVLVVDSVAALVPRAEIEGEMGDSHVGLQARLMSQSLRKLTGSISRSRCMVIFINQLRMKIGVMYGNPETTTGGNALKFYASVRLDIRRTGQIKDRDDIIGNATRVKVVKNKVAPPFKQVEFDIMYGEGISKIGEILDLGVKAGLVEKAGAWFSYDSIRIGQGRENAKTFLKENPEVCNRLETAIRSRTAQVAEEMMTGPDAEDEGSED
- a CDS encoding DNA-3-methyladenine glycosylase I, which translates into the protein MTEPTRCRWSQSNPLDTVYHDTEWGVPVRDSRLLWETLMLEGFQAGLSWSTILKKRDGFHAAFAGWDPVRVAAFGPDDVERLMADPGIVRARAKIEAAIGNARAYLAFAERGEDFGDWAWSLAGGAPMKGDGESVPAKTATSEAISKALKARGFKFVGPVIVYAWMQAVGMVNDHAVHCFRRDQV
- a CDS encoding adenosine deaminase — protein: MNDDLSAFIAGLPKAELHLHIEGSLEPELMFALAKRNKVAIPFDSVEAVRAAYSFSRLQDFLDIYYAGAEVLRTEQDFYDLADAYFARAAADGVVHAEIFFDPQTHTDRGIPFQVVADGLLAAMRDAEGRHGLSSKLILCFLRHLDEEAAFATLKTAEPWLDRIEGVGLDSSEVGHPPEKFARVFAAAGDLGLKRVAHAGEEGPPDYVWQALDILRIDRLDHGNRSLEDPALVRRLADEGMTLTVCPLSNHKLCVVDDMADHPLDRMLAHGLAATVNSDDPAYFGGYVADNYRAVAAARGLGKAELTRLARNSFTGSFLDERTKAAYLGQLDAFVAAN
- a CDS encoding phosphoribosyltransferase — translated: MPVFTPISHEQLVADVLAIAAAIHADRDWKPDFIIGIGRGGLSPAVYLSHATGMPMLSVDHSSQVHDFADAPLERLAERTRAGEKLLFLDDINDSGATIAKLRTKLAAAGATPGAVRFATLLDNATSSQRVEYAARAIDRTVTKDWFVFPWEAVAPAASIAADAAEMPDRIA
- a CDS encoding response regulator, yielding MTVHTRILVVEDEPLIAMMLEDYLDILGRQVAGVADSVSTALPLVAAGGIDAAIVDVNLNGGEKCWPVADALAAAGVPFVVATGGGDDMIVEGHKHRPILAKPFTMDAIEQALAGL
- a CDS encoding response regulator; this translates as MASRRAPFASDPRSAAAPLIIAIAAGAAAAGIVLFLTGSIMVAAGFLAAALAIAGIAYLLVRLWPVAKEEEPVVDWSVAHTLASMSNDALAVTDRAGRLVCANERFGTLFPTYPAPPGVVPGEWVSAQLGTAGRTAWRDGQASSGAFDAAGTKLTAHITRVGDSMLVWRFAGTDVVDLAKQAQALVAGSSGDRLGSAGIMMALLGADGRVRAANRVTRQRAMGDENAMIEGRDFTRFLITDNLGIVRFEREGLSGTPLRVLEIPFLDGDNAPMLVALLDDELAIPQPAIGDTAGAHVRSLISLLPSGIALVGSDGRFVHMNDAFVRAAHVNQANPPIYPGDLVVREDKAALADAIRRFASGAAHSADMTVRFAEAPDEGVAISIAAARGLGEAAVLLSLRDAGEEGRLKRQVAQATKMQAVGQLAGGVAHDFNNILTAVIGHCDLMLMRHAPGDSDYDDIQQILINSNRAAALTRQLLAFSRQQTLRPQVLQLPDVISEVSNLLKRLLGETVELVVNHGRNLGPVRADPGQLEQVVVNLAVNARDAMLTKSPNGGGTLTIETFGVPAHEVRAMDEDVLPVGDYTALRISDTGTGISAEVLAHIWEPFFTTKEVGKGTGLGLSTVYGIIKQSGGFIFAESPKGKGAVFTIYLPVDTAGDASAKAPAAKPVQGDLWGSGTILLVEDEAMVRTVAERALARQGYTVLTAENGEAALELLQTSAKPDLLISDVVMPTMDGPTMVRHARKRYPDLKIIFMSGYAEEQLRKSIDLDNVAFLPKPFSVQQLAEAARAALTAK